TGCTGCAGGTGATCTGCTACTCCCTTAATATGAAGTTTACTAAATCAGGTAATCACTATACCATTCAACCTAAGTAATAGCTGTAATCAATCGTCTCGTAAATGAAGAAAGTGCTACTCATCGTGCTGTTAATGGCAGGGATGCAGTTGCCGGGGTATATACAAGCCCAGGTACCTGCGCCGGCCACGCAACAGAACGCGGTAAAGCTAAGCGAACTGTTATCGACTCTCGAGAAGAGGTTCAAGGTAAAGTTTGCCTACAGCCCCGATGTAATGCCGCTGAATAAGCTGGTGAGCATCAGGGCGAAGGGCGACAAACTGGAACCGGTGCTCGACGAGCTGGCGAAAACGCTTGGCATTACCTATGTCGTGAACGGCAAGCGGGTAGTGTTCGCAAAAGCAGAGGAACGCAAGGCCGGTAAAGTCAGCGGCCAGGTAACCTCTGCAGCGGACGGTACACCGCTGGAAGGGGTAACCGTATCGGTGCCGGGCACATCCCGCCATACGGTTACCAATCCTGCCGGCCAGTACGCCCTGGCGCTGGACGATGGTATGAGCGAACTGGCATTCAGTTATGTAGGCATGCAAACACAGCGTACGCCCATCACCGGCAGCACCGTCAACATTGCCCTGGCGCAGGACCTGCGGGAACTGGAGAGTGTGGTGGTGAGTGGTTACGGCCTCAGCGAACGTCGGGAGAACCAGATCGGCAGCGCGACCGTGATTACCTCGTCGCAGCTGGAACGTAAACCGGTAGACCGGGTAGATCGTATGCTGGAAGGCCTGGTGCCCGGGCTGCAATATGGTGTACAGAGCGACGATACCGACAGTCCACGCCCCAGGTACCAGACGCGTGTTCGCGGACAGGCATCGTTCCTCGCATCCAACGACCCTTTGTGGATCATCGATGGGGTGCCGATTTACACCGGCAACGCCACCAACCAGATTATTGGTGTAAATGTGAGTATCAGTCCCCTTTCCTATATTAATCCGAATGACATCCAGAGCGTTACCGTACTGAAAGATGCGGCTGCTACCTCCATTTATGGCGCCAATGGTGCCAATGGGGTGATATTGATCACCACCAAAAAGGGCATCGTATCAAAAGATAAAATTACTTACAGCTTCCGCACCGGCATCAATACGGTGACGGACGCTAAATTCCAGGTGCTGACCGGAGATGAATACCGTGAGCTGGCCGCCGAAGCTTACGCCAATGCAGGATTGAACCCGGCCGATTATCCATTTCCCCTAAACAAGGACCACGCGAACACAGACTGGTACGATGAATTTTTTCGTACCGGCCACACCATGTTGCATGACCTTTCTTTTTCCGGTGGCAACGAGCGCACCCGGTACTTCATCTCCGGCGCCTACTTTAAAGAAAAGAAAACCATACTGGCCAACGACAACGAACGGTTGTCGGTCCGTATGAACCTCGATCAGCGCGTCCATAAAAGACTTTCACTGTCTTTTAAGATGGGCGGTTCCTATAATACGAACAACCTGTTCAACCCCGATGCAGATTATTATACGAACCGCCCGAACATCAGCGCTTTTAACCCCGATGGCACCTTTGCCCTGTACGATTCTGTAACCGGCTACCGTTTTTTTAACAAGCTGGCGGAGGCTGCGCAGAATGATTATATCCAGCACACGTTTGCCGTAAACGGTAACGTGTCGGCCACCCTGCAACTGTTCGAAGGGTTACAATTCAATAGCACCAACGGACTGGATTTTTATAACATCCGCGAAGATGAGTACCAGTCAAGGAAGAACTGGTCGGGTATCGACCTCGATGGCACACCGAAAGGTTACGCCCGTCGCGCACAAACGAACTACCTGCGCTGGATTTCTATCAACCGGTTAAATTACACGAAGGCATTCGGGCAACATTTGATAGAAGCCCTGGCGGGTACCGAGGCGATGGACGGTCGGCGCAATTCCCTGTGGGCATCCGGCTCCAACTTTGCGAACGACGATATCCGCGAGGTGTCTGCCGCGCCGGAGGAAACACAACGGGCAGGAAGCAGTGTGGAAGAAGAAAGTGCCCTGTCCTTTTTTGGCAGGGTGAACTACACCTTCGACAAAAGATTTTCTGCGCAGGTGAACTTTCGCCGCGATGGCAACTCCCGGTTCGGCAAGGATGTGGCCTGGGGTAACTTCGGGTCTGTAGGCGCCGCCTGGACCGTAAGCAACGAAGCCTGGTGGCGCAGCGGCGTTATCGACTTTGCCAAACTGAAAGCCAGCTACGGCACCAATGGTAATTCCCGGGTAGGCAACTATGCTTCCAAAGGCCTGTACACGTTCGACGAGCAGTATTCGTATAACGGGCAGCCCGGTGCCGTGATGATCACCGGGGCCAATCCCACCTTCAGCTGGGAAATATCCCGTATGCTCAGCACCGGTGTCAACCTGAGCTTGTGGAAACGCATTTCGGTGGAACTGGAAGGTTACCGCAACACCACCTCGCGATTGATCGATAACGTAGACGTGTCGCGCACGACCGGCGAAACCAAGATCTTCCAGAACATGGGCCGCGTGCGCAATACCGGGGTAGAGTTAACCGTGATCAGCACTAACGTGGCCAACAAAAATTTCCACTGGGTCACCAACTTTAATATCACGCATAACAGGAACCGCATCATATCATTATACAACAACAACGATAAAGTATTAGGAACGGAAACCATCAGGCGTGTTGGCGAAGATGCCAACACGCTCTATCTTGTGCGTTGGGCGGGGGTGGATCCGAGAGATGGCGCGCCTATGTGGTACGACCTCCGGGGAAATATCACGAAGGTATTCGACCTGGATAACCGCGTCGCTATCGGATCTACCAACCCTGACTTTTTTGGCGGAATAACCAATAACTTTACGTACCGCCAGTTTACGCTTTCGGCACTGCTGTATTATTCGGTTGGAGGCCACGGGTTTAGCGGCCTGCGGCGTAATTCTGAAAGCGACGGACTTTATATCCTGGACAAGAATCAATCGCGCAACCAGCTGGATCGCTGGCAGGAGGAGGGCGACCTGGCACTTACGCCGAGGTTGCTTTATGGCATCAGCACCTCTTCCAGCCGCACCTCCACCAGGTTCGTGCATAAGAAGACCAACCTTCGGTTACAGAACGTGAGCCTGAACTACCGGCTGCCCGATAAAACAGCCGGCAAGTTACACCTGCAGAACTTTAGCGCATACCTGCAGGCCGACAACGTAGGGTTTTGGACGCCTTACCAGTCGCGAAAAGACAGGAATACGTACAAAAATTCATTTTCACCCTATCCTATGGAAAGGGTGATTTCTTTTGGACTGGTGGCCGGAATTTGAACTTAAAAGACCTATGACTAAGAGATATATGCAGCACCTTTATCAATCTATGCTACTGGCAGCGCTTTGCTGCCTGTTGGGTGGCTGCACCAAAGGTTTCCTGGAAAAAGAGCCGGTCGGCAGGATCAGTAAGGACCAGGTATTCAGGGAAATGGACGGCGTACGGGCGGCTATGAACGGAACGTATAACCGCATGGCGTTTTACTATACCGGCGAATTTATGATGTACCCCGACATTGCCGGGGATGACGTGCACCTGAATACGACGGGCGGCTCCAGCGATATTGGTCTGGCGCTGTTCGACGAACATAACTTTCAAAGTTTGCCCGAAAGCGAAGAATTGGCCGTGGGGCACATCTGGCTGCACATCTTCGCCGCCATGAACAATGCGAACAACATCATCAACAGTATTGCCGGTTTAAAAACCATGTACCCCGACCGCCGGGGTGAGCTGGACTCCCTGCACGGCCAGTCCCTCGTACTGCGTGCTTTATGCCACTTCGACCTTAGCCGTGCTTACGCGCAGCATTACACTTACACCGCCGATGCCTCGCACTGGGGAGTACCGGTGCTGCTGAAAACACCAGGCCCGGGGGAGCAGGTGCCACGTAAAACCATGCGGCAAACCTACGACCAGGTGATCAAAGACCTGGAAGATGCGGTCGCATTACTGAAACAACATACGTCCCGCAGTGCTTTTGCGGCCAATCATATTGCAGCGTGGGGATTGCTTTCCAGGGTGTATCTTTATAAAGAAGATTGGGATAAGGCCATTTTGTGTGCCGATAGTGTGATCAGGTTGGGCGGTTATGCGCTGACGCCTGCTTCATCTTATGGCGACATGTACATGTCCGGTACGCCAGGCCGGGAAGTGATTTTCCAGTTGTATGCCCGCAAAGGCGCGGCGCAGAGTATTGCGGGATCACTTTCGGCGATTTATTCGAGCAACGCTTTCCAGGCTTATGCAGCCAGCCAGCTGTATAACCTGTACGATGCCGGCGACGTGCGTAAAACCATGTTCCGCAACAGCGGTGGCAAACAGTATACACTGAAGTATGCCCGCCGCGACGGCGCTAACCTCGACTGGCCGATGGACCCGAAGATCTGTCGCCTTTCGGAAGTATACCTGAACCGCGCCGAAGCCTTGTGGCGGAAAGGCCGGTACGCCGAAGCCGCGTTGGACCTGCAGGAAATCGCGCAAAGAGCGCACCCAGAAAGTACGATCACGATCGTGTACAACGATGCCGCCGACCTGTTAGGGCAGATCGAAGCGGAAAGAAGAAGAGAACTGTGTTTTGAAGGCCATCGGTTGTTCGATATTTCCCGCCGCAAGCAAAGTGTGCAGCGTGGCGGCGATTGTACGGCTGTGAAGTGTGGGCTGAGTTATCCTAATCCAAGATTTATTTTACCTATTCCGTCGAAAGAACTGGATGCAAACAAAGCGATGCAGCCCAACCCGATAATTAACTAATGAAGATACTTGCGAGGATATTTTTGCCGGTCGCGCTGCTGATCACAGCCGCCTGCAGTAAAGATGAAACAAAGCCGTACGATCACCCGTTCTTCCACATTCATGTGTCGAATGAGGATACCGTGTTCGTAAGGTTTAACCGGAAAGACACCGTAAACTACAACGTGTATTACAGCGGAAAACTACAGTTCGAACCGATGGATGTAAAGTATGAAGTAGTGGCTGGTAATGGCTTGCAGCAGGGACGCGACTACCAGCTGATCAACACCAGCGATACCCTTCGTTTCGTACAGGGCATGTTCGAACGGCCCGTGCGCATCGCCTGGAAGGAAAGTCCGCTGGACCCGTCGAAGAACAACAGCCTAACGATCAGGATACTACGAAATTCAAAGAACTATACCATCGGATTACCGGGGCCCGATAAGTTGCAGAGCAGCCTCGTGATCATCAAGAACTAACCGGCGTTATGCAGCGCGCCTGTGAAAGCCAGTAAATAAACGTCAAAAACCAAAGGGATTAATGAAGCCTGTACTACTGGTTATAATGCTAATCGTACTATTCCTTGCCACACTAATGATAGGGTGCAGGGACCATAATACGCTTACGTATACCAAAGACTTTAAATCCTTCTATTTATCCGCCGCCCGTAATAATGGTCTTACACAAGACGTGCAGGGCGAGATCAACGATACCATGATCATTCTTCGTGTACCTAACATGGTAGACGTATCTAAACTGATTCCCGCATTCGACCTGGTAAATCCGCGTACCATCATTAAAGTAAATGGTGTGGTACAGGAGAGCGGCGTAACCGTAGTCGATTTTACCGAACCCGTGATATACAGCGTGAAGGCAGAAGACCGCACGGTGAAAACCTGGAAAGTGAAAGTGGAAAAAAGTGCTGCCATCACCAAATTCGGCTTCTATGAAAATGATAACCCCGGCGTGATTTTCAAGGACTATGTGGCGGTGATCACAGGCGTAAACATCAATGTATATGTGCCCAGGGAAACCGACCTTACAAACCTGGCGCCGCGCTTCGAGTTCAGCAGTGGCGCTACGGTGAAGGTGAACGGCGTGTTGCAGGAGAGCCGCAGGAACCAGCATAACTTTACGAACCCCGTAGCGTACGAAGTGCTGGAAGCCGGCGCGGTAACGGGCGATCAGTTTATCGTGAAAGTAAATTACCTCACCGATCCACTTTGGGTAAAGATTGGCGAAAACATAATCGGCCCGCGTACAGACGGGTTAGTGATGGGTATTAACCCCGTCACCGATAAACCTTTACTGGCCTACCAGCGCGATGGCTCAGAAAACGGGGTGGCAATAGATGGAGCAGAAGAAAAGGTAGCGGTGATTGCCTATACCGGCACGGGCTGGGAATATTACGGCGGTGCTGCTGGTTTTTCGGAAGATAAGGCAGAAGATTTTGCCCTGGCATTTGATGATGCCGGTACGCCATTTGTGAGCTTCAAAGACTTTAAGAACAGCGAGCAGCGGGCTACTGTGATGAAATACGTCAACAACAACTGGAGTACCGTTGGCGTAGCGCGTTTCTCCGTGCCGCGACCTGATTATTTAAGTATGACAATAGGAGCGGGTAATGTACCGTTTATAAGCATGAGTGCCCGTGGAGGCACGGTCGTAGCAGAACGCGGCCTGTATCCCATGAGCTTCGACGGCGCCGCCTGGAACGCTGCCAATCCACCGGCAGGCATCACCTGCGGCACCACGCACATGACTACCCGAAACGGTAAAGTGTACATGGGCATATTGGAACGCACCGGCGGTGCCAGCAAACCTTCGGTATATACCTGGGACAATGGTACCTGGCGCAACATTGGCAATCCGCAGTTCAGCGCTAACGGCAACAACGGCTTCCTGAAAGTAGAACTGGCGGTCGATCCCGCGGGAGAAGTATATGCAGCCTACCAGGAACCCGCCACCGTAGGCCGGTTGAACCATGTGATGCATTACACCGGGTCTGCCTGGGAACTGCTTGGTACCTCGGTGAACGTAGCGGGTGAGCGTGATAACTTCAACATAGCGGTGCATCCCAACGGAAA
This genomic interval from Chitinophaga horti contains the following:
- a CDS encoding RagB/SusD family nutrient uptake outer membrane protein, yielding MTKRYMQHLYQSMLLAALCCLLGGCTKGFLEKEPVGRISKDQVFREMDGVRAAMNGTYNRMAFYYTGEFMMYPDIAGDDVHLNTTGGSSDIGLALFDEHNFQSLPESEELAVGHIWLHIFAAMNNANNIINSIAGLKTMYPDRRGELDSLHGQSLVLRALCHFDLSRAYAQHYTYTADASHWGVPVLLKTPGPGEQVPRKTMRQTYDQVIKDLEDAVALLKQHTSRSAFAANHIAAWGLLSRVYLYKEDWDKAILCADSVIRLGGYALTPASSYGDMYMSGTPGREVIFQLYARKGAAQSIAGSLSAIYSSNAFQAYAASQLYNLYDAGDVRKTMFRNSGGKQYTLKYARRDGANLDWPMDPKICRLSEVYLNRAEALWRKGRYAEAALDLQEIAQRAHPESTITIVYNDAADLLGQIEAERRRELCFEGHRLFDISRRKQSVQRGGDCTAVKCGLSYPNPRFILPIPSKELDANKAMQPNPIIN
- a CDS encoding SusC/RagA family TonB-linked outer membrane protein, whose product is MKKVLLIVLLMAGMQLPGYIQAQVPAPATQQNAVKLSELLSTLEKRFKVKFAYSPDVMPLNKLVSIRAKGDKLEPVLDELAKTLGITYVVNGKRVVFAKAEERKAGKVSGQVTSAADGTPLEGVTVSVPGTSRHTVTNPAGQYALALDDGMSELAFSYVGMQTQRTPITGSTVNIALAQDLRELESVVVSGYGLSERRENQIGSATVITSSQLERKPVDRVDRMLEGLVPGLQYGVQSDDTDSPRPRYQTRVRGQASFLASNDPLWIIDGVPIYTGNATNQIIGVNVSISPLSYINPNDIQSVTVLKDAAATSIYGANGANGVILITTKKGIVSKDKITYSFRTGINTVTDAKFQVLTGDEYRELAAEAYANAGLNPADYPFPLNKDHANTDWYDEFFRTGHTMLHDLSFSGGNERTRYFISGAYFKEKKTILANDNERLSVRMNLDQRVHKRLSLSFKMGGSYNTNNLFNPDADYYTNRPNISAFNPDGTFALYDSVTGYRFFNKLAEAAQNDYIQHTFAVNGNVSATLQLFEGLQFNSTNGLDFYNIREDEYQSRKNWSGIDLDGTPKGYARRAQTNYLRWISINRLNYTKAFGQHLIEALAGTEAMDGRRNSLWASGSNFANDDIREVSAAPEETQRAGSSVEEESALSFFGRVNYTFDKRFSAQVNFRRDGNSRFGKDVAWGNFGSVGAAWTVSNEAWWRSGVIDFAKLKASYGTNGNSRVGNYASKGLYTFDEQYSYNGQPGAVMITGANPTFSWEISRMLSTGVNLSLWKRISVELEGYRNTTSRLIDNVDVSRTTGETKIFQNMGRVRNTGVELTVISTNVANKNFHWVTNFNITHNRNRIISLYNNNDKVLGTETIRRVGEDANTLYLVRWAGVDPRDGAPMWYDLRGNITKVFDLDNRVAIGSTNPDFFGGITNNFTYRQFTLSALLYYSVGGHGFSGLRRNSESDGLYILDKNQSRNQLDRWQEEGDLALTPRLLYGISTSSSRTSTRFVHKKTNLRLQNVSLNYRLPDKTAGKLHLQNFSAYLQADNVGFWTPYQSRKDRNTYKNSFSPYPMERVISFGLVAGI